A single region of the Sphingobium sp. TKS genome encodes:
- the lepB gene encoding signal peptidase I, with product MSAKSETRDFLWFLAKLAVFVFILRSFIVSPFNIPSESMQPRLLIGDYLLVAKWPYGYSRYSLPFGIPLIPGRILASTPQRGDVVVFKAPPNQKNDYIKRVIGLPGDMISVRSGTVYLNGQAIPKQKVADLVIPVTPNMEDAAAKEGSPSPCYRPKFEEVVSSGRQCRYPQYRETLPGGKSYNVLDLVPDGAADDRDTVVVPEGHLFMMGDNRDRSADSRFPAVDGGGIGLVPEENLVGKAMISVFSTDGSANWLLPWTWFTAARWSRIGEGF from the coding sequence TTCATCCTGCGAAGCTTCATCGTTTCGCCCTTCAACATCCCGTCGGAATCGATGCAGCCGCGCCTGTTGATCGGGGACTATCTGCTGGTGGCGAAATGGCCCTATGGCTATTCGCGCTACTCGCTGCCCTTCGGCATTCCGCTGATCCCCGGCCGCATCCTTGCCTCGACGCCCCAGCGCGGCGACGTGGTGGTGTTCAAGGCGCCGCCGAACCAGAAGAACGACTATATCAAGCGCGTCATCGGCTTGCCGGGCGACATGATCTCCGTGCGCAGCGGCACCGTCTACCTGAATGGTCAGGCCATTCCAAAGCAGAAGGTGGCGGACCTCGTCATTCCCGTCACGCCCAATATGGAAGACGCGGCCGCCAAGGAAGGCAGCCCCTCCCCCTGCTATCGCCCGAAGTTCGAGGAGGTCGTGTCCAGCGGCCGTCAGTGCCGTTACCCGCAATATCGCGAGACGCTTCCGGGCGGCAAAAGCTACAATGTCCTCGATCTGGTGCCGGACGGCGCGGCTGACGACCGCGACACGGTGGTGGTGCCCGAAGGCCATCTCTTCATGATGGGCGACAATCGCGACCGCAGCGCCGACAGCCGCTTCCCGGCGGTCGACGGCGGCGGCATCGGCCTTGTCCCGGAGGAAAATCTGGTCGGCAAGGCGATGATTTCCGTCTTCTCCACCGATGGCAGCGCCAACTGGCTGCTCCCCTGGACCTGGTTCACCGCGGCGCGCTGGAGCCGAATTGGGGAAGGATTTTGA